The Coregonus clupeaformis isolate EN_2021a chromosome 8, ASM2061545v1, whole genome shotgun sequence genome has a segment encoding these proteins:
- the LOC121569972 gene encoding E3 ubiquitin-protein ligase RNF185-like: MASAAPPPAAVSTATENPNSSTAGEGGNQDSTFECNICLDTSKDAVISLCGHLFCWPCLHQWLETRPNRQVCPVCKAGISQDKVIPLYGRGSTGQQDPRERTPPRPQGQRPEPENRGGFQGFGFGDGGFQMSFGIGAFPFGIFATAFNINDGRPPPAAPGTPQHMDEQFLSQLFLFVALVIMFWLLIA; this comes from the coding sequence ATGGCTAGCGCTGCACCTCCACCAGCCGCTGTCTCGACCGCCACTGAGAACCCCAACAGCTCGACTGCTGGGGAGGGTGGCAATCAGGACAGCACCTTCGAATGTAACATCTGCCTGGACACTTCCAAGGATGCGGTGATCAGTCTATGTGGGCATCTCTTTTGTTGGCCGTGTTTACATCAGTGGTTGGAGACCAGACCTAACAGACAGGTGTGTCCAGTGTGCAAGGCAGGCATCAGTCAAGACAAAGTCATCCCACTATATGGCAGGGGAAGCACAGGCCAGCAGGACCCACGGGAGCGAACGCCTCCTCGACCACAAGGACAGAGGCCAGAGCCTGAAAATCGTGGTGGATTTCAGGGGTTCGGTTTTGGAGATGGAGGATTCCAGATGTCTTTTGGCATTGGTGCCTTTCCATTTGGAATTTTCGCTACAGCTTTTAACATCAACGATGGAAGACCACCCCCAGCTGCCCCTGGGACCCCCCAGCACATGGATGAACAGTTCCTGTCTCAACTCTTTCTATTTGTGGCTCTGGTGATCATGTTTTGGCTACTAATCGCATAA